In Cytophagia bacterium CHB2, one DNA window encodes the following:
- a CDS encoding LacI family transcriptional regulator — protein MHVTIYEVAARAGVGIGTVSRVLNNSSQIAPATRDKVLKAISELNYQPQAMARNLARRRTHTIGAIVPFFTGYFYVELLRSIQAAISRHKYDLILYGVDDLQKKEHYFRHVLQQRRVDGVLLISMRLSDVFSAEYLRRKLPLVLVDAYHPN, from the coding sequence AGCCGGTGTTGGCATCGGCACCGTTTCGCGCGTGCTGAACAACAGCTCGCAGATTGCGCCGGCAACACGCGACAAAGTGCTCAAAGCGATCAGCGAGTTGAATTACCAGCCGCAAGCCATGGCGCGCAACCTGGCGCGGCGGCGCACGCACACCATCGGCGCGATTGTGCCCTTTTTTACCGGCTACTTTTATGTTGAACTGCTGCGCAGCATTCAAGCCGCCATTTCCCGCCACAAATACGATCTTATCCTCTACGGCGTCGACGATCTCCAAAAAAAAGAGCATTACTTCCGGCATGTTTTGCAGCAGCGCCGTGTGGACGGTGTGTTGCTGATTTCGATGCGGCTCTCCGACGTTTTCTCGGCAGAATATCTTCGCCGCAAATTGCCGCTCGTTCTGGTAGACGCCTATCATCCCAATCA